The following proteins are co-located in the Trichormus variabilis 0441 genome:
- a CDS encoding response regulator, with protein sequence MFNRLKIGSKIGAGFTISITILSTIGFVSYQSIQELIVASHKERHTYQVLRQIADLNGLLSTAESGQRGYIITGEIRYLEPYQKATKSLDIRIKELQKLTSDNPQQHGYISRLEPLINERISVMQTVLDLRQNQGFEAAQKSILSDRGRAIMAQIRSISQQMNAEELKLLEQRTAMAQNAANNTLATITYSIPLVSFILALIGYLLTRHISFPLQQISHAAERMSSGDLAVTLPNSIRQDEIGILTRTFNQMVANLRITTQKNEEQNWLKSNLAEFTQLLQGQRNLESVSSLILSKLTPLVESQQSVFYVIDRNHDEIILKLTGSYAYNERRHLANLVRLGEGLVGQCALEKQRILLTEVPSDYIRISSGLGAALPLNIIVLPVLFETEVIAVIEIASFRRFSELHLTFIDQFSEVIGVFLNSIYASAQTQNLLDESVALAAELKQSNQLLEQQTQDLENSELLLKQQQQELQQSNEELQQLNEELEEKAELLEIQNSEVARKNQEIEKARKFIEEKAEQLALSSKYKSEFLANMSHELRTPLNSLLILAKLLADNSSGNLSNKQVEYSQTIYSAGTDLLELINDILDLAKIESGTLSVELEPIDFADLHDYIERTFRQVAQDKGLSFSIELDERLPSTIFSDPKRLQQILKNLLANALKFTEEGGVTLRIGLDQINTNHPMITFAISDTGIGIPQEKQQIIFEAFQQVDGTTSRKYGGTGLGLSISRELTQMLGGRLGLVSQPGQGSIFTLYLPQTYPENKTKVISQQQTSSPPHQLPPVSPENLQPIALTNTIADDRGIIQPGDRLLLIIDDDDKFARILLDMARQQGFKAIVSLNSKQGLALAQQYQPNAITLDIYMPDMDGWTLLDRLKHDPQTRHIPVHILSVDDREQRALQLGAITFLQKPVSPEILNHTLTEIKSFIDRKVKRLLVIEDDPVQAQSIIELIGNGDVQSMAVNTGAAALEILRSQHFDCIVLDLGLPDMSGLELLEQIKQEPNLVKLPIIVYTGKEISRQEETQLRRLAESIIIKNVRSPERLLDETSLFLHRVQANLPQPQRQILEQLHQTDPILANRKILIIDDDLRNIFAITSLLESYQMQVLFAENGRDGIELLQANSDINAVLMDVMMPEMDGYETTRSIRQQKQFRTLPIIALTAKAMPGDREKCIEAGASDYITKPVDTEQLLSLLRVWLYR encoded by the coding sequence ATGTTTAACCGTCTCAAAATTGGCTCTAAAATCGGAGCGGGATTTACTATTAGCATCACTATTCTGAGTACAATAGGTTTTGTTTCTTATCAAAGTATTCAAGAACTAATTGTTGCTTCCCATAAAGAACGACATACTTACCAAGTACTCAGGCAAATTGCCGACCTTAATGGTTTGTTATCCACAGCAGAAAGTGGGCAACGGGGTTATATTATTACTGGGGAAATACGCTATTTAGAACCTTATCAAAAAGCCACAAAGTCTTTAGATATAAGAATTAAAGAACTGCAAAAATTAACATCAGACAATCCTCAACAACATGGCTATATTTCTAGATTAGAGCCACTAATTAATGAAAGAATATCTGTGATGCAAACCGTGCTTGATTTACGACAAAATCAAGGTTTTGAAGCTGCTCAAAAATCTATACTATCAGATAGAGGCAGAGCGATAATGGCACAAATCAGGAGTATCAGTCAGCAGATGAATGCTGAAGAATTGAAATTATTAGAGCAGCGAACAGCAATGGCACAAAATGCTGCCAATAATACTCTTGCCACTATCACTTATAGCATTCCACTTGTCTCTTTCATCCTCGCTTTAATTGGGTATTTATTGACTAGACATATCTCCTTTCCATTACAGCAAATTTCTCATGCAGCAGAGAGAATGTCTAGCGGAGACTTAGCCGTTACTTTACCAAATAGCATCCGCCAAGATGAAATTGGTATCCTGACACGTACATTTAACCAAATGGTGGCTAACCTACGCATTACAACCCAAAAAAATGAGGAGCAAAATTGGCTCAAGTCTAATTTGGCTGAATTTACTCAGCTATTGCAAGGACAGCGCAACCTCGAAAGTGTGTCTAGTTTAATTTTGTCAAAACTAACGCCACTAGTAGAGTCTCAGCAAAGTGTATTTTATGTGATTGATAGAAATCATGATGAGATTATACTCAAATTAACCGGTAGCTACGCTTATAATGAGCGCCGACATTTAGCTAATTTGGTGCGATTGGGTGAGGGATTAGTAGGACAATGCGCCTTAGAAAAACAAAGGATTCTTTTAACTGAAGTTCCCAGCGATTATATCCGCATTAGTTCCGGCTTGGGAGCAGCTTTACCACTAAATATTATTGTATTACCAGTGCTGTTTGAAACAGAAGTAATCGCTGTGATTGAAATTGCTTCTTTTCGTCGTTTCAGTGAATTGCATTTGACATTTATCGACCAATTTAGCGAAGTCATTGGTGTATTCTTAAATAGTATCTATGCTAGCGCCCAAACGCAAAATCTCTTAGATGAATCTGTGGCTTTAGCCGCAGAACTGAAACAAAGCAATCAACTTCTAGAACAGCAAACACAGGATTTAGAAAATTCGGAATTACTATTAAAACAGCAGCAACAGGAGTTGCAACAATCTAATGAAGAGTTACAGCAACTGAATGAAGAACTAGAAGAGAAAGCAGAATTATTGGAAATTCAAAATAGTGAAGTTGCTCGCAAGAATCAGGAGATTGAAAAAGCGAGAAAATTCATCGAAGAAAAGGCAGAGCAATTAGCCTTATCTTCCAAATATAAATCAGAGTTCCTAGCAAATATGTCCCACGAGTTACGGACACCCCTTAATAGCCTGCTAATTCTAGCTAAACTCCTAGCAGATAATTCAAGCGGTAACTTAAGTAATAAACAGGTAGAATATAGCCAAACAATTTACTCGGCAGGAACTGATCTTTTAGAGTTAATTAATGATATTTTAGATTTAGCAAAAATTGAGTCGGGTACTTTATCAGTAGAACTAGAGCCGATAGATTTTGCTGATTTGCATGATTATATAGAACGGACTTTCCGGCAAGTCGCCCAAGATAAAGGACTAAGTTTTAGTATTGAACTTGATGAGCGATTGCCGTCAACAATATTCAGCGACCCTAAACGCTTGCAGCAAATTTTGAAAAATCTCTTAGCTAATGCTTTGAAGTTTACCGAGGAAGGAGGGGTAACTTTAAGAATTGGCTTAGATCAAATTAATACCAATCATCCTATGATTACTTTCGCCATTAGTGATACAGGTATTGGTATTCCCCAGGAGAAGCAACAAATTATTTTTGAAGCATTTCAGCAAGTAGATGGTACAACCAGCCGCAAGTATGGAGGAACAGGTTTAGGTTTATCCATCAGCCGGGAACTAACTCAAATGTTGGGTGGTAGGCTCGGATTAGTCAGTCAGCCAGGACAGGGAAGCATTTTTACCCTATATTTACCTCAAACTTATCCAGAGAATAAAACAAAAGTAATTTCACAACAGCAGACATCATCCCCCCCGCACCAGCTACCACCAGTATCTCCAGAAAATTTACAACCCATTGCTCTTACTAATACCATCGCCGATGATCGAGGGATAATTCAACCAGGCGATCGCCTGTTACTCATCATAGATGATGACGATAAATTTGCTCGAATTTTGCTAGATATGGCGAGGCAACAAGGCTTTAAAGCTATTGTTTCTTTAAACAGCAAACAAGGTTTAGCCCTAGCACAACAATATCAGCCCAATGCCATTACTCTAGATATTTATATGCCAGATATGGATGGATGGACGCTGTTAGACCGCCTCAAACATGATCCTCAAACTAGACATATTCCTGTGCATATACTTTCTGTTGATGACCGCGAACAAAGGGCGTTACAACTAGGGGCAATTACTTTTTTACAAAAACCCGTCTCTCCAGAAATACTAAATCATACGTTAACAGAAATCAAAAGCTTTATTGACCGCAAAGTAAAACGTCTTTTAGTGATAGAAGATGATCCTGTGCAAGCCCAAAGTATTATCGAACTGATTGGTAATGGTGATGTGCAGAGTATGGCTGTGAATACAGGAGCCGCAGCCTTAGAAATTTTACGATCGCAGCACTTTGATTGTATAGTTCTGGATCTTGGTTTACCTGATATGAGTGGCTTAGAACTGCTAGAGCAAATCAAACAAGAGCCTAATCTCGTGAAATTACCAATTATTGTGTACACAGGCAAAGAAATCAGCCGTCAAGAAGAAACGCAACTTAGGAGACTAGCAGAGAGTATCATTATTAAAAATGTGCGATCGCCTGAACGGTTACTAGACGAAACTTCCCTATTTTTGCATCGAGTACAAGCAAATTTACCCCAGCCACAACGCCAAATACTCGAACAATTACATCAAACCGACCCAATTTTAGCAAATCGCAAAATCTTAATTATCGATGATGACCTGCGAAATATCTTCGCCATCACCAGCTTGTTAGAAAGCTATCAAATGCAGGTATTATTTGCCGAAAATGGTAGAGACGGCATAGAACTACTACAAGCCAACTCTGATATCAACGCCGTGTTAATGGATGTGATGATGCCAGAAATGGACGGTTACGAAACCACCCGGAGTATCCGTCAACAAAAGCAATTCCGCACCTTACCCATTATTGCTTTAACCGCCAAAGCTATGCCAGGCGATCGGGAAAAGTGCATTGAAGCTGGTGCTTCCGATTACATCACCAAACCCGTAGACACCGAACAATTACTCTCATTACTAAGAGTTTGGCTGTATCGTTAG
- a CDS encoding SDR family oxidoreductase: MVKLILITGVSRGLGYALTERFIQEGHTIIGCARSQVTVEKLSHKFGSPHNFAAVDVADEAQVKAWAELILKEYEPPDLLINNAAIANQPAPLWEVPSTDFSQLIDINIKGVVHIIRHFVPAMVQKRHGIIINLSSGWGRSTSPLVAPYCASKWAIEGLTRALAQELPAGMAAIPLNPGIIHTDMLDICFGEEAVNYPLVSQWVLKAAPFILQLKPTDNGVPLTVPS, encoded by the coding sequence ATGGTCAAACTCATCCTCATTACTGGTGTCAGCCGAGGTCTGGGTTACGCTTTGACAGAGCGTTTTATTCAAGAAGGACATACGATTATTGGTTGCGCTCGTTCCCAAGTCACAGTCGAGAAATTAAGCCACAAATTTGGTTCACCTCACAACTTCGCCGCCGTGGATGTAGCAGATGAGGCACAGGTAAAAGCTTGGGCAGAACTTATACTCAAGGAATACGAACCACCAGACCTATTAATTAATAACGCGGCAATTGCTAATCAACCAGCACCTTTATGGGAAGTTCCCTCTACGGATTTTTCCCAATTGATTGATATCAATATCAAAGGGGTTGTGCATATAATTCGCCACTTTGTACCTGCAATGGTACAGAAGCGACACGGCATTATCATTAACTTGAGTTCCGGCTGGGGACGCTCTACTTCACCCTTGGTTGCTCCCTATTGTGCCTCTAAATGGGCAATTGAGGGGTTAACTCGTGCTTTGGCGCAAGAACTACCTGCTGGGATGGCGGCTATTCCCCTCAATCCAGGGATTATTCACACAGATATGTTAGATATTTGTTTCGGAGAAGAAGCTGTCAATTACCCACTGGTTTCTCAATGGGTATTAAAAGCCGCTCCCTTCATTCTCCAGTTGAAACCCACCGATAACGGTGTACCCCTGACTGTTCCCAGTTGA
- a CDS encoding CheR family methyltransferase gives MILPKPSLEDIEIKLLLEGVYQYYGHDFRNYAVSSLKRRIHSFMRLEGVDNISALQQQLLHDRACLERFLLSLTVNVTSMFRDPSFYLAFRNQVVPILRTYPFIRIWHAGCSSGEEVYSMAILLQEENLYHRCRIYATDTNEKVLQNAKSGIFSLKMMQEYTQLYLKAGGKRSFSEYYTAAYDHAIFRASLRENIIFAQHNLATDSSFNEFNVIFCRNVLIYFNQILQKRVHTLFYNSLCSFGILGLGKQESIRFTPYEQYYEEIAKGEKLYRRLN, from the coding sequence ATGATTTTGCCCAAACCCAGCTTAGAAGATATAGAAATCAAGTTGTTGTTAGAAGGTGTTTACCAATACTACGGTCATGACTTCCGCAACTATGCTGTGTCTTCGCTCAAACGCCGCATTCACAGCTTTATGCGCTTGGAGGGTGTAGATAACATTTCGGCATTGCAACAACAACTACTGCACGATCGCGCTTGCTTGGAAAGATTTTTGCTGAGTTTGACGGTAAATGTCACATCTATGTTTCGTGACCCCAGTTTCTATCTGGCTTTCAGAAATCAAGTTGTACCTATCCTCCGCACTTATCCATTTATTCGCATTTGGCACGCTGGCTGTTCTAGTGGAGAGGAAGTTTACTCAATGGCAATCCTCCTACAGGAAGAAAATCTTTACCACCGTTGCCGGATTTATGCAACCGACACTAATGAGAAAGTATTACAAAATGCCAAAAGTGGGATTTTTTCGCTCAAAATGATGCAGGAATATACTCAGCTTTACTTAAAAGCAGGTGGTAAGCGATCTTTCTCCGAATACTACACGGCGGCTTATGACCATGCGATATTTCGTGCATCATTACGAGAAAATATTATTTTTGCCCAGCATAATCTAGCTACGGATAGTTCTTTTAATGAGTTTAATGTTATATTCTGCCGGAACGTTTTAATCTACTTCAATCAGATACTGCAAAAACGTGTACACACACTTTTTTACAACAGTTTATGCAGCTTTGGCATATTGGGTTTAGGAAAGCAAGAATCTATTAGATTCACTCCTTACGAGCAGTATTATGAAGAAATAGCCAAAGGTGAGAAACTCTACCGGAGGCTAAACTAG
- a CDS encoding chemotaxis protein CheB, with amino-acid sequence MSYKIVVIGTSLGGLSALQTVLGNLPADFQLPVAIVQHRHKDSDGTLRGMIQESILLPVREVEDKDEILPGQVYLAPADYHLLVEPGYFALSTDEPVSYARPSIDVLFESAADIYGEQVIGVILTGANQDGMQGLKKIKAKGGITVVQEPSTAASAIMPTAAISAVTVDWIVSLAEISPLLVNLGYSTRK; translated from the coding sequence GTGTCTTATAAAATTGTAGTTATTGGCACTTCTTTAGGGGGATTATCAGCACTGCAAACTGTTCTCGGAAATTTACCTGCTGACTTCCAACTTCCAGTGGCGATTGTTCAACATCGTCATAAAGATTCTGATGGCACTCTTAGGGGAATGATCCAAGAATCTATTTTGCTGCCTGTTCGAGAGGTGGAAGATAAAGATGAAATTTTACCAGGACAAGTTTACCTAGCTCCAGCAGATTATCATTTATTGGTTGAACCCGGTTATTTTGCGCTGTCTACTGATGAGCCTGTTTCTTATGCCAGACCGTCTATTGATGTACTGTTTGAGTCAGCTGCCGATATTTATGGGGAACAAGTCATTGGTGTAATATTAACAGGGGCTAATCAGGACGGTATGCAAGGGCTGAAAAAAATCAAAGCTAAGGGGGGTATCACTGTTGTGCAGGAACCCTCCACAGCCGCCAGCGCCATCATGCCGACAGCAGCAATATCTGCCGTTACAGTAGACTGGATTGTGTCACTTGCAGAGATTTCTCCCCTACTCGTAAATCTTGGTTACTCTACACGGAAATGA
- a CDS encoding hybrid sensor histidine kinase/response regulator, which translates to MQPEPKVNILLVDDKVENLLALEAILERLGANLVRATSGEEALRCLLHQDFAVILLDVQMPGMDGFETATLIRNRGRSRQTPIIFLTAFSTSDQMLFKGYALGAVDYLLKPIDANILTSKVTVFVELFKKTQAIQRQAAQLAAINAELRQSEERFRSLSTCSPIGIFETDTAGCCKYTNPRYQAICGLDATESLDKRWLESVHPEDQERAIASWSTYIDQGGDYSDEFRFQTVDGSLRWVQVRSSPMLSGNGELLGHVGTLEDITARKQSEEIRAQVIREQTARQEAEAANRMKDEFLAVLSHELRTPLTSMLGWSKILRAKKLDEKATARALEAIERNANSQVQLIEDILDVSRIIRGQLRLNLSPVNLTTVVEAALEAVRPLADTKSMTINTALDYTLSPVSGDSARLQQIVWNLLTNAIKFTPKEGKVEIRLEGISGGLSDDLTHAQIQVIDTGIGIEREFLPKVFERFRQADSTTTRSHNGLGLGLAIVRHLVELHKGTILAESPGVGKGATFTVRFPLIQENREPRPAPTENFSGDGANSSPLAGLKVLIVDDETDTRNFLGFLFEEYGAISSTSASVETALAVIDQLKPDILISDIGMAEQDGYTLIRKLRSLPPEQGGEIPAIALTAYSREEDRQQIIEAGFQYHLCKPIDPNQLISVVASIFRLSPALSKLG; encoded by the coding sequence ATGCAGCCAGAACCCAAAGTCAACATCCTCCTAGTGGATGATAAAGTGGAAAATTTACTGGCACTAGAGGCAATTTTGGAGCGTCTAGGCGCTAATTTAGTCAGGGCGACTTCTGGGGAGGAAGCTTTGCGGTGTCTGCTGCATCAAGATTTTGCAGTAATTTTGTTAGATGTACAGATGCCGGGGATGGATGGTTTTGAAACAGCCACCCTCATTCGTAATCGTGGGCGATCGCGCCAAACTCCGATTATCTTTCTCACGGCTTTCAGTACCAGTGACCAAATGCTATTCAAGGGTTATGCACTAGGGGCGGTTGATTATCTCCTCAAACCCATAGATGCAAATATTCTCACTTCTAAGGTGACAGTATTTGTTGAACTTTTTAAGAAAACTCAAGCCATCCAACGTCAAGCAGCGCAACTAGCGGCGATTAATGCCGAACTAAGACAAAGTGAAGAACGCTTCCGTTCTTTAAGTACCTGTTCACCCATAGGTATATTTGAAACCGATACCGCAGGATGTTGTAAATATACAAATCCCCGCTATCAAGCAATTTGTGGCTTGGATGCGACAGAGAGTCTAGATAAAAGATGGCTAGAATCTGTGCATCCAGAAGATCAGGAAAGAGCGATCGCTAGTTGGTCTACTTATATTGATCAAGGCGGCGACTATTCAGATGAATTCCGCTTTCAAACAGTTGATGGTAGCCTGCGATGGGTGCAAGTACGCTCCTCACCAATGCTTTCTGGGAATGGTGAACTACTTGGCCATGTCGGTACACTTGAAGATATTACCGCCCGTAAGCAATCCGAAGAAATTCGCGCTCAAGTAATCCGCGAACAAACCGCCAGACAAGAAGCAGAGGCGGCGAATCGGATGAAAGATGAATTTTTGGCTGTTCTCTCCCATGAACTCCGCACCCCCCTAACTTCCATGTTGGGCTGGTCAAAAATTCTCCGTGCCAAAAAACTAGACGAAAAAGCCACAGCCAGAGCCTTGGAAGCAATTGAACGTAATGCTAATTCACAAGTGCAATTAATAGAAGATATTTTAGATGTATCCCGGATTATTCGCGGCCAACTGCGGCTAAATTTATCTCCTGTCAACTTGACAACTGTGGTGGAAGCGGCTCTAGAAGCAGTGCGTCCTCTAGCAGATACAAAAAGTATGACCATCAACACTGCGCTTGACTACACCTTAAGTCCTGTCAGTGGTGATTCTGCCAGATTACAGCAAATTGTCTGGAATCTTCTGACTAACGCGATTAAGTTCACACCGAAAGAAGGTAAGGTGGAAATCCGATTAGAAGGGATAAGTGGTGGATTATCTGATGATTTGACTCATGCTCAAATCCAAGTTATCGATACAGGAATTGGCATTGAACGTGAATTTCTCCCTAAAGTCTTTGAGCGTTTCCGCCAAGCAGATAGTACCACCACGCGATCGCATAACGGATTAGGGCTAGGGTTGGCAATTGTTCGCCATTTAGTGGAACTGCACAAAGGTACGATTTTGGCAGAAAGTCCAGGTGTGGGCAAAGGAGCCACTTTTACTGTGAGATTTCCCCTCATCCAAGAAAATCGGGAACCTCGACCAGCACCTACAGAAAACTTTTCTGGAGATGGGGCTAACTCTTCCCCCCTTGCAGGCTTAAAAGTTCTCATTGTTGACGATGAAACCGATACTCGCAACTTCTTAGGCTTCTTATTTGAAGAGTATGGGGCGATTTCCTCCACCAGTGCATCAGTCGAGACTGCGTTAGCCGTCATCGACCAGTTAAAACCAGATATCCTGATTAGCGATATTGGTATGGCAGAACAAGATGGTTATACTCTCATCCGCAAACTACGCTCCTTACCACCAGAACAAGGTGGAGAAATTCCGGCGATCGCCTTAACTGCATATTCACGAGAAGAAGACCGCCAGCAAATTATAGAAGCTGGGTTTCAGTATCACTTATGCAAACCAATTGATCCCAACCAATTAATTTCCGTAGTAGCCAGTATTTTCCGTCTATCCCCAGCACTAAGCAAGTTAGGGTAA
- the trmB gene encoding tRNA (guanosine(46)-N7)-methyltransferase TrmB, whose translation MSALPFVRVRQHVNPLAQKYLTPANPLEWEKVYSSPHQPLHLDIGCARGRFVLQMAQVEPRWNFLGLEIREPLVIEANQFRSQLGLSNLHYLYCNANNSLQPLLSSLPTGILQRVTIQFPDPWFKTRHAKRRVVQPELVQDIANYLAVGGVVFLQSDMEFVAVEMCDRFAANPAFKKVGSGEWLSENPLPVATERETTTQNRGEPVYRALFERIS comes from the coding sequence GTGTCAGCTTTGCCATTTGTTCGCGTCCGTCAGCACGTCAACCCGCTAGCGCAAAAATATCTCACCCCAGCCAATCCTTTGGAATGGGAAAAAGTTTATAGCAGTCCGCACCAACCGCTACACCTGGATATTGGTTGTGCTAGGGGTAGATTCGTATTGCAAATGGCGCAAGTAGAACCCCGTTGGAATTTTCTGGGGTTAGAAATTAGAGAACCTTTGGTAATAGAAGCGAATCAGTTTCGTTCTCAATTAGGTTTATCCAACCTCCACTATTTATATTGCAACGCCAATAATTCACTACAGCCCCTATTATCCTCTTTGCCTACAGGGATTCTCCAACGTGTAACTATTCAATTCCCTGACCCTTGGTTTAAAACTCGCCACGCTAAACGCCGTGTAGTCCAACCAGAATTAGTTCAAGATATAGCTAATTATTTAGCAGTGGGCGGCGTGGTATTTTTGCAATCAGACATGGAATTTGTGGCTGTGGAAATGTGCGATCGCTTTGCTGCCAATCCAGCCTTTAAGAAAGTTGGCTCAGGAGAATGGTTAAGCGAAAATCCCCTCCCAGTGGCGACAGAAAGAGAAACCACTACCCAGAATCGGGGAGAACCAGTTTATCGTGCTTTGTTTGAGAGAATCAGTTAA
- a CDS encoding site-2 protease family protein, with protein sequence MNGTIRVGNLFGIPFYIHPSWFLVLGLVTWSYGGGLSAEFPQLSGVMALGLGLITALLLFASVVAHELGHSFVAIRQGINVNSITLFIFGGLASLEKESKTPGGAFWVAIAGPLVSLLLCGIVTAIGVTTAVTGPLAAILGVLASVNLALALFNLIPGLPLDGGNVLKAIVWKVTGNPYKGVTFASRVGQVFGWVAIASGIFPILYFGSFANVWNLLIGFFLLQNAGNAAQFARVQEKLTGLTAADAVTTDSPIVSAHLSLREFADDQIVQGQNWRRFLVTNNAGQLVGAIALDDLRNIPTTSWTETQIQQVMRPIQSTTIKSSQPLLEVVQLLEQQKLSALPVILDNGVLLGILEKAAIIQLLQNGTQPSPA encoded by the coding sequence ATGAATGGAACAATTCGCGTTGGTAATCTCTTCGGTATTCCTTTTTATATCCATCCGTCGTGGTTTTTAGTTCTGGGTTTAGTTACCTGGAGTTATGGCGGTGGACTCTCAGCAGAATTTCCCCAACTATCTGGGGTGATGGCTTTGGGACTGGGACTGATAACGGCGTTGTTATTGTTTGCTTCTGTCGTCGCTCATGAATTAGGACATAGCTTTGTCGCCATCCGTCAAGGAATTAACGTTAATTCCATCACACTATTTATCTTTGGTGGCTTGGCTAGCTTAGAAAAAGAGTCCAAAACACCAGGTGGAGCCTTTTGGGTGGCGATCGCCGGGCCTCTAGTCAGTTTATTATTGTGTGGTATCGTCACGGCAATTGGTGTGACTACGGCAGTTACAGGGCCATTGGCAGCAATTCTGGGAGTTCTGGCTTCTGTAAACTTAGCTTTGGCATTGTTTAACCTGATTCCTGGCTTACCGTTGGATGGTGGAAACGTCCTTAAAGCCATTGTTTGGAAAGTAACAGGTAATCCCTATAAAGGTGTCACTTTTGCTAGTCGTGTAGGACAAGTATTTGGTTGGGTGGCGATCGCTTCTGGTATTTTCCCCATACTATATTTTGGTAGCTTCGCCAACGTGTGGAATCTGTTAATTGGCTTCTTCTTGCTACAAAATGCTGGTAACGCAGCCCAATTTGCCAGAGTGCAAGAAAAACTCACAGGCTTAACAGCAGCCGACGCTGTAACGACCGATAGCCCTATAGTTTCTGCCCATCTTAGCCTGAGAGAATTTGCTGATGATCAAATCGTTCAAGGACAGAACTGGCGACGGTTTTTAGTTACCAACAACGCAGGACAATTGGTAGGTGCGATCGCTCTTGATGACTTGCGAAACATCCCCACTACATCCTGGACAGAAACTCAAATTCAACAGGTGATGCGGCCAATTCAATCTACCACCATCAAATCTAGTCAACCATTGTTAGAAGTAGTGCAATTACTAGAACAACAAAAATTGTCTGCCCTCCCCGTAATTCTCGACAATGGTGTACTACTAGGCATTTTAGAAAAAGCCGCTATCATCCAGCTATTGCAAAACGGAACCCAACCTAGCCCTGCATAG
- a CDS encoding cation:proton antiporter subunit C, translating to MLEASVFATILCGFFGIILKKSLVMKIISMDVMSTGVIAYYVLIASREGLFTPILASQQKGTYADPVPQAVILTAIVIGFSIQALMLVGVMKLARDNPTLESNEIEKNNTP from the coding sequence GTGTTAGAAGCAAGCGTATTCGCCACAATTTTATGTGGATTTTTCGGCATTATCCTCAAAAAAAGCCTTGTCATGAAGATCATCTCAATGGATGTCATGAGTACAGGGGTGATCGCCTATTACGTATTGATAGCCTCCAGAGAAGGTTTGTTCACACCAATTTTAGCAAGTCAACAAAAGGGAACTTACGCCGATCCAGTTCCCCAAGCGGTTATATTGACGGCGATCGTTATCGGCTTTTCGATTCAAGCCTTAATGCTGGTTGGTGTCATGAAGTTGGCACGGGATAATCCCACATTGGAAAGCAACGAAATCGAGAAGAATAATACGCCATGA